The Centroberyx gerrardi isolate f3 chromosome 19, fCenGer3.hap1.cur.20231027, whole genome shotgun sequence genome has a segment encoding these proteins:
- the tmem54b gene encoding transmembrane protein 54b, giving the protein MANTGVCCASLEDPTALMKMGLSMVLIGHVNFLLGALVHGAVLRHINLHKQARAMEYAISNVVALTSGLVGVVVGILAIVLSKNKRSRVLTWLLFTVSLAAGLTAAASAIGLTVSVVRAILHGGRSLLTHCRFPDAIGYSSVTNECPFDPTRIYSTTLILWVPLIVTCIIQLVFSTRCFFVCISFLGLPCCPHKKKHRDHGRVINAVTPIELAPAPRYAPPPRQQHHPPAPPQHLHHHRQHQSLPPSERRPLRQPHRQRPEARSGDQQRAPEQHQLLERGALERNSFWI; this is encoded by the exons ATGgccaatacag GTGTGTGTTGCGCCAGCCTGGAGGACCCCACGGCCCTGATGAAGATGGGGCTGAGCATGGTTCTCATTGGTCATGTCAACTTCTTGTTGGGAGCGCTGGTGCACGGCGCCGTGCTCCGACACATCAACCTCCACAAGCAGGCCAGGGCCATGGAGTACGCCATCTCCAACGTGGTGGCCCTCACCTCCGGCCTGGTg GGCGTTGTTGTTGGAATCCTGGCTATTGTCCTGTCTAAAAACAAGAGGAGCAGAGTCCTG ACGTGGTTACTTTTCACAGTCAGCCTGGCTGCTGGGTTGACGGCCGCAGCCTCAGCCATCGGACTGACAGTCTCTGTAGTGAGGGCCATCCTTCACGGTGGGCGGAGCCTCCTGACTCACTGTCGCTTCCCCGACGCCATTGGCTACTCCAGTGTCACCAACGAGTGTCCTTTTGACCCCACACGCATCTAT aGTACCACTCTGATCCTTTGGGTGCCTCTGATTGTGACGTGTATCATCCAGCTGGTGTTTTCCACCCGGTGCTTCTTCGTGTGCATTTCGTTCCTTGGTCTCCCTTGCTGCCCTCACAAGAAGAAACACAGAGACCACGGCAGAGTG atcaATGCGGTGACGCCGATCGAGTTAGCCCCCGCTCCTCGCTACGCTCCGCCTCCGAGGCAGCAGCAtcatcctcctgctcctccacagCACCTTCACCACCATCGCCAGCACCAGAGTCTTCCTCCGTCTGAGCGGCGGCCTCTTCGCCAGCCCCACAGACAACGGCCCGAAGCGAGGAGCGGCGACCAGCAGAGAGCCCCGGAGCAGCACCAGCTGCTGGAGAGGGGCGCGCTGGAGAGAAACAGCTTCTGGATATAG
- the LOC139922778 gene encoding gap junction beta-3 protein-like, producing MDWKSLEGLLSGVNKYSTAFGRIWLSVVFVFRVMVFVVAAERVWSDDQGHFDCNTRQPGCTNICYDYFFPISHVRLWALQLIFITCPSFMVVLHVAYREERERKYRAKHGENARLYDNPGQKHGGLWWTYLLSLFIKTAVEVGFLYLLHLIYDSFRLPRRVVCSIKPCPNAVDCYISRPTEKTIFTYFMVGASVLCVVLNICEIFYLIAARVLNLRQRGSVHTSSRKIQAEADCDGCKPSLTKQA from the coding sequence ATGGATTGGAAATCTCTGGAAGGTCTGCTTAGCGGAGTGAACAAGTACTCCACTGCCTTCGGACGCATCTGGCTGTCCGTGGTCTTCGTCTTCCGCGTGATGGTCTTCGTGGTGGCCGCCGAGCGCGTGTGGAGCGACGACCAGGGACACTTCGACTGCAACACCCGCCAGCCGGGATGCACCAACATCTGCTACGACTACTTCTTCCCCATCTCCCACGTCCGCCTCTGGGCCCTTCAGCTCATCTTCATCACCTGCCCGTCCTTCATGGTGGTGCTGCACGTGGCCTACCGGGAGGAGCGGGAACGCAAGTACCGTGCCAAGCACGGGGAGAACGCTCGGCTCTACGACAACCCGGGCCAGAAGCACGGGGGGCTGTGGTGGACCTACCTGCTGAGCCTCTTCATCAAGACCGCCGTGGAGGTGGGCTTCCTCTACCTGCTCCACCTCATCTACGACAGCTTCAGGCTGCCCAGGCGGGTCGTGTGCAGCATCAAGCCCTGCCCCAACGCGGTGGACTGCTACATATCCCGGCCCACAGAGAAGACGATTTTCACCTACTTCATGGTGGGGGCGTCTGTGCTGTGCGTGGTGCTCAACATCTGTGAGATTTTCTATCTGATTGCGGCCCGGGTGCTGAACCTCAGACAACGAGGCAGCGTCCACACCTCGTCTAGAAAGATCCAGGCTGAGGCGGACTGTGATGGCTGCAAGCCCTCCCTAACGAAACAAGCCTAA